A stretch of Linepithema humile isolate Giens D197 chromosome 3, Lhum_UNIL_v1.0, whole genome shotgun sequence DNA encodes these proteins:
- the e gene encoding beta-alanyl-bioamine nonribosomal peptide synthetase ebony: MGTLQQQSILKGQQTEKHKEKDLVHELFSRAAAAHPNQTAIFYEDDEGREHALSFKELDNITNQLARALRKYEKVETASQSLVAVCMKPSHQLPTILLGIIKAEMAYLPLDVEFPMSRVKHILEEAQPLIVLVEEGADLSIYEGTSIVTYEQLLKEARQEREDTLKVKERSNQLAIVLYTSGSTGVPKGVLIPHATLLNRLQWQWRELPYADDEERCVFKTSLTFVDSVPEIWGPLLQNRTLVVVPKSVTKDPERFVPLLEKHQIQRLVLVPSLLRSLLMYLGLQDKNDKLLNRLKLWICSGETLPVALADQFFAKFNNEDKILANFYGSTEVMGDVTYYLLSKRAQLQGMEKVPIGKPIDNCIIYLVNKDMRLVPQGEVGELIVAGRNLAAGYIRGRDAHKFLDNPHAIDPEYPKIFRTGDYAKIVKGSIIYEGRVDSQIKIRGHRVDLTEVEKVIARIPDIDKVVVLCYKPGELSQALVAFITIADGTTISSSKEIESFLQRTLPPYMLPQIIIVDHIPLLTNGKTDRQTLLKQYESSCPNDENDIATNCDYSDVPSEDLAKARVLFPTVASIIGCNGCSQVKMRANFYELGGNSLNSIYTVTKLRDQDYHISITDFIMAKDLAEILNRMKFISSDEESLKETIDQKSYIFEPLSDCHKEDAITIITESFYSKADLEQWLMPDITRADYRELMEAMWNPLVEKNLSFAMKSAQSGKMIGITLNFDLWDEPELILNSKLMIVFDFLEYLEGPIREYKLPKGKGQIIHNYMMATDSDLTAAENVLVIRQMEEYCLQLTKQKGYAGIFTTNTSSLTQQLGTDVFGYETMLVYQVNVYETPDGYKPFGKAPDSQVAICSLKMID; the protein is encoded by the exons atggGTACGTTGCAGCAGCAATCGATCTTAAAAGGTCAACAGACAGAAAAGCACAAAGAGAAAGATTTAGTGCATGAACTATTCAGCCGTGCAGCAGCAGCTCATCCGAATCAAACAGCAATATTTTACGAAG ATGACGAGGGGCGAGAGCACGCGCTCTCTTTCAAAGAACTGGATAACATTACCAATCAATTGGCGCGAGCTTTACGAAAATATGAGAAAGTTGAAACAGCCTCCCAATCACTGGTAGCTGTCTGCATGAAACCATCGCATCAACTTCCAACTATATTACTTGGTATAATAAAAGCAGAAATGGCCTATTTACCTTTGGATGTGGAATTTCCAATGTCCAGAGTGAAACACATTCTCGAAGAAGCGCAACCGTTAATAGTATTGGTGGAGGAAGGAG CGGATTTGTCGATTTACGAGGGCACTTCGATCGTGACGTACGAACAGCTCTTGAAAGAAGCTAGACAAGAACGAGAAGACACATTAAAAGTGAAGGAGCGCTCCAATCAACTCGCTATTGTTCTTTATACTTCCGGAAGTACGGGAGTTCCAAAAG gTGTGCTTATACCGCATGCTACTCTATTGAACCGTTTGCAATGGCAATGGAGGGAACTTCCGTACGCGGATGATGAAGAACGCTGCGTCTTCAAGACTTCCCTGACATTCGTCGATAGCGTTCCGGAGATTTGGGGACCGCTTCTACAGAATCGTACTTTGGTGGTCGTACCAAAAAGCGTGACGAAAGACCCGGAGAGGTTCGTACCGCTTTTAGAGAAACACCAg ATACAACGTTTAGTTCTCGTGCCATCGTTACTGCGCTCATTGCTCATGTATCTGGGTCTACAA GATAAGAATGACAAACTTCTGAATCGCTTGAAACTCTGGATTTGTTCCGGAGAAACCTTGCCAGTCGCATTGGCCGATCAATTTTTTGCCAAGTTTAACAATGAGGACAAGATATTGGCTAATTTCTATGGTAGTACGGAAGTCATGGGTGACGTCACGTACTACCTTTTGAGCAAACGCGCACAATTACAAGGAATGGAGAAAGTGCCAATTg GAAAACCAATCGACAATTGCATAATCTACCTCGTGAACAAGGACATGCGATTAGTTCCTCAAGGAGAAGTGGGAGAGCTGATCGTAGCTGGAAGGAATCTTGCCGCGGGTTACATACGCGGACGAGACGCACATAAATTTTTGGACAATCCTCACGCCATCGATCCAG AGTATCCAAAGATCTTTCGCACCGGTGACTACGCTAAAATCGTTAAAGGTTCGATAATTTATGAAGGACGAGTGGATTCGCAGATCAAGATTAGAGGTCACCGTGTTGACCTCACGGAAGTGGAAAAAGTGATTGCCAGGATACCCGATATCGATAAAGTCGTGGTTCTTTGCTACAAACCTGGTGAACTATCACAG gCACTGGTAGCCTTTATTACGATCGCGGACGGCACAACCATATCCAGCTcgaaagaaattgaaagtttTCTTCAAAGGACGTTACCGCCATACATGTTGccacaaattattattgttgatcACATACCTCTTTTAACTAATGGAAAAACGGATCGACAGACATTATTGAAGCAATACGAATCGTCTTGCCCTAATGATG AAAACGATATTGCTACAAACTGCGATTACAGCGATGTGCCGAGTGAAGATCTTGCGAAAGCCCGTGTTCTCTTTCCAACGGTCGCGTCTATAATAGGATGCAATGGTTGCTCACAAGTGAAGATGCGCGCGAATTTCTACGAGCTCGGCGGAAACTCGTTGAATTCGATATACACCGTGACTAAACTGAGAGACCAGGATTATCATATCAGCATCACGGATTTCATCATGGCAAAAGATCTGGCCGAAATATTGAACCGCATGAAATTCATATCGTCCGACGAGGAATCTCTCAAGGAAACCATCGATCAAAAGTCGTACATCTTCGAACCGTTAAGCGATTGCCACAAAGAGGACGCAATCAC GATAATTACAGAGAGCTTCTATTCGAAAGCTGATCTGGAGCAGTGGCTAATGCCGGACATAACGAGAGCCGATTATCGGGAATTAATGGAGGCCATGTGGAATCCTCTCGTAGAGAAAAATCTGAGTTTTGCGATGAAGTCGGCGCAAAGCGGCAAAATGATCGGGATTACACTCAACTTCGATCTTTGGGACGAACCTGAGCTAATATTGAACTCCAAGCTGATGATCGTTTTTGATTTTCTCGAGTACCTGGAGGGACCGATCAGAGAATACAAATTACCGAAAGGCAAGGGTCAGATCATCCACAATTACATGATGGCAACGGACAGCGACTTGACTGCTGCGGAGAACGTGCTCGTGATAAGACAAATGGAAGAATATTGCTTACAACTTACTAAGCAGAAAGGATACGCCGGAATTTTCACCACAAATACTAGTAGCCTCACACAG CAACTTGGCACGGATGTGTTCGGCTATGAAACCATGCTGGTATATCAAGTGAACGTATACGAGACACCCGATGGATACAAACCCTTCGGCAAGGCTCCCGACAGCCAAGTGGCAATTTGCTCATTAAAGATGATTGACTAA
- the LOC105676309 gene encoding DENN domain-containing protein 10-like: MAPLTDLLSCSIIEKDCNGDVLWTWSYPAVTESQKTVVTRKCNLKLEHNSPHVFVCARHIHDWFYIHCSEVFDSDKLPKVKQFALVLFAKDFNPQKYEVLSRVLSKMYCKTGKPTEILQLYLSVFTKGSCSTQENGTFVSDDFNTHRFAASTNVRELIKTFELETILIYTALLLKKKIIIYHHSLEQLLKWIRTFPALMKHRKVTDNLFPWIDLVNDELIELKKYSYYVAGCSNSSISSRTDLYDLLVNIPAREITVASHAKESLTMTKTHKEIALFMVQLCENQNYTEAQIISEISDKTQDLLNQLTSLATVQTPDGRKMISIEIFREKNLAPAVESFLINLAIAENLFML; this comes from the exons ATGGCACCATTGACGGATTTACTCTCTTGTAGTATAATAG AGAAAGATTGCAATGGAGATGTCTTATGGACATGGTCATATCCTGCAGTAACGGAATCTCAGAAGACTGTAGTCACGAGAAAATGCAACTTGAAATTGGAACATAATTCTCCCCATGTATTTGTATGTGCAAGACACATCCATGACTGGTTTTATATACATTGCAGTGAAGTTTTTGACTCTGATAAATTACCAAAA gTGAAACAGTTTGCATTGGTCCTTTTTGCAAAGGATTTCAATCCACAAAAGTATGAAGTTCTTTCAAGGGTTCTTAGTAAAATGTATTGCAAAACTGGGAAACCAAcagaaattttgcaattgtatcTTTCTGTATTCACAAAAGGGTCATGTTCGACACAAGAGAATGGAACATTTGTCTCTGATGATTTTAATACTCATCGTTTTGCAGCCAGTACCAATGTCAGAGAGTTGATCAAAACATTTGAATtggaaacaattttaatatatactgccctcttattgaaaaagaagataatcaTATATCACCATAGCTTAGAGCAACTTCTTAAGTGGATAAGAACATTTCCTGCATTAATGAAACATAGGAAAGTTACTGACAACCTCTTTCCTTGGATTGACTTGGTAAACGatgaattaattgaattaaag AAATATTCATACTATGTGGCAGGCTGTAGTAACAGTTCAATATCATCAAGGACAGATTTGTATGATCTACTTGTAAACATTCCTGCTAGAGAAATTACTGTAGCATCGCATGCAAAag AAAGTCTCACAATGACAAAAACTCATAAGGAAATAGCCTTATTTATGGTTCAGTTGTgcgaaaatcaaaattatacagaGGCACAAATTATATCTGAGATAAGTGACAAAACGCAAGATCTTCTAAATCAATTAACTTCGTTAGCAACAGTTCAAACTCCGGATGGCAGAAAAATGATTTCCATTGAGatatttagagaaaaaaatttagcaccGGCAGTAGaaagttttcttattaatttagcTATTGCTGAAAATCTTTTTATGTTGTGA